A genome region from Triticum aestivum cultivar Chinese Spring chromosome 2B, IWGSC CS RefSeq v2.1, whole genome shotgun sequence includes the following:
- the LOC123044553 gene encoding protein THYLAKOID FORMATION1, chloroplastic isoform X1 has protein sequence MAAISSLPFAALRRAADWRPSTATAAVSVSGGVMLNARARRGSRSVVRCVATAGDIPPTVADTKMNFLKSYKRPIPSIYSTVLQELLVQQHLMRYKSTYQYDPVFALGFVTVYDQLMEGYPSTEDRDAIFKSYVTALNEDPEQYRADAQRMEEWARSQNGNLLVEFSSRDGEIESILKDISERAQGKGNFSYSRFFAVGLFRLLELSNATEPTVLDKLCAALNINKKSVDRDLDVYRNLLSKLVQAKELLKEYIEREKKKREERLETPKPNEAVAKFDGSAYPLKH, from the exons ATGGCGGCCATATCGTCGCTTCCTTTCGCTGCACTGCGCCGAGCGGCCGACTGGAGGCCGTCAACGGCGACTGCCGCGGTGAGCGTCTCCGGTGGCGTCATGCTCAACGCGAGGGCTCGGCGGGGATCACGTTCGGTGGTGCGCTGCGTCGCTACGGCTGGTG ATATCCCACCTACTGTGGCAGATACAAAGATGAACTTCCTGAAGTCATACAAACGTCCTATTCCAAGCATTTACAGTACAGTCCTACAAGAACTTTTGGTGCAGCAACATCTGATGAGATACAAAAGTACCTATCAGTATGATCCTGTGTTTGCTCTTGGATTTGTCACTGTCTATGACCAGCTTATGGAAGGGTACCCCAGCACCGAGGACAGGGATGCCATCTTCAAGTCATACGTAACGGCGTTAAATGAAGATCCTGAGCAATACAG GGCTGATGCACAAAGGATGGAAGAGTGGGCACGCTCACAAAATGGTAACTTGTTAGTTGAATTTTCTTCCAGAGATGGGGAAATAGAGTCCATTCTGAAAGATATATCAGAAAGGGCCCAGGGTAAGGGAAACTTCAGCTACAGCCGGTTCTTTGCTGTTGGCTTGTTCCGTTTGCTTGAGCTCTCAAATGCGACGGAGCCAACCGTACTGGACAAG CTTTGTGCTGCTCTAAACATCAATAAAAAGAGCGTGGATAGAGACCTTGACGTTTACCGCAACTTACTCTCGAAACTGGTTCAAGCCAAGGAACTTCTCAAGGAATACATCGAGAG GgaaaagaagaagagagaggagAGATTGGAGACGCCCAAGCCGAATGAGGCTGTTGCAAAATTCGATGGAAGCGCTTATCCCTTGAAGCATTAA
- the LOC123044553 gene encoding protein THYLAKOID FORMATION1, chloroplastic isoform X2: MHIKRNDIPPTVADTKMNFLKSYKRPIPSIYSTVLQELLVQQHLMRYKSTYQYDPVFALGFVTVYDQLMEGYPSTEDRDAIFKSYVTALNEDPEQYRADAQRMEEWARSQNGNLLVEFSSRDGEIESILKDISERAQGKGNFSYSRFFAVGLFRLLELSNATEPTVLDKLCAALNINKKSVDRDLDVYRNLLSKLVQAKELLKEYIEREKKKREERLETPKPNEAVAKFDGSAYPLKH; encoded by the exons ATGCACATAAAGAGAAATG ATATCCCACCTACTGTGGCAGATACAAAGATGAACTTCCTGAAGTCATACAAACGTCCTATTCCAAGCATTTACAGTACAGTCCTACAAGAACTTTTGGTGCAGCAACATCTGATGAGATACAAAAGTACCTATCAGTATGATCCTGTGTTTGCTCTTGGATTTGTCACTGTCTATGACCAGCTTATGGAAGGGTACCCCAGCACCGAGGACAGGGATGCCATCTTCAAGTCATACGTAACGGCGTTAAATGAAGATCCTGAGCAATACAG GGCTGATGCACAAAGGATGGAAGAGTGGGCACGCTCACAAAATGGTAACTTGTTAGTTGAATTTTCTTCCAGAGATGGGGAAATAGAGTCCATTCTGAAAGATATATCAGAAAGGGCCCAGGGTAAGGGAAACTTCAGCTACAGCCGGTTCTTTGCTGTTGGCTTGTTCCGTTTGCTTGAGCTCTCAAATGCGACGGAGCCAACCGTACTGGACAAG CTTTGTGCTGCTCTAAACATCAATAAAAAGAGCGTGGATAGAGACCTTGACGTTTACCGCAACTTACTCTCGAAACTGGTTCAAGCCAAGGAACTTCTCAAGGAATACATCGAGAG GgaaaagaagaagagagaggagAGATTGGAGACGCCCAAGCCGAATGAGGCTGTTGCAAAATTCGATGGAAGCGCTTATCCCTTGAAGCATTAA
- the LOC123044554 gene encoding chlorophyll a-b binding protein CP29.2, chloroplastic, translated as MASSVAAAASTFLGTRLADPAPQNGRIVARFGFGKKKAPPKKAKAPPTTDRPLWFPGAQAPEYLDGTLVGDYGFDPFGLGKPAEYLQYDVDSLDQNLAQNLAGEIIGTRFEDADVKSTPFQPYAEVFGLQRFRECELIHGRWAMLATLGALTVEWLTGVTWQDAGKVELVDGSSYLGQPLPFTLTTLIWIEVLVIGYIEFQRNAELDPERRLYPGGSYFDPLGLAADPVKKETLQLAEIKHARLAMVAFLGFAVQAAATGKGPLNNWATHLSDPLHTTIFDTFGSS; from the exons ATGGCTTCGTCGGTGGCCGCCGCGGCGAGCACGTTCCTCGGGACCCGGCTGGCGGACCCGGCGCCGCAGAACGGGCGCATCGTGGCGCGGTTCGGCTTCGGCAAGAAGAAGGCCCCGCCGAAGAAGGCCAAGGCGCCCCCGACCACCGACCGGCCGCTGTGGTTCCCCGGCGCGCAGGCGCCCGAGTACCTCGACGGCACGCTCGTCGGCGACTACGGCTTCGACCCCTTCGGCCTCGGGAAGCCCGCGGAGTACCTGCAGTACGACGTGGACTCCCTGGACCAGAACCTGGCCCAGAACCTGGCGGGCGAGATCATCGGCACCCGGTTCGAGGACGCCGACGTCAAGTCCACCCCGTTCCAGCCCTACGCCGAGGTGTTCGGCCTCCAGAGGTTCCGCGAGTGCGAGCTCATCCACGGCCGCTGGGCCATGCTCGCCACCCTCGGCGCCCTCACCGTCGAGTGGCTCACCGGCGTCACCTGGCAGGACGCCGGCAAG GTGGAGCTGGTGGACGGGTCGTCGTACCTGGGGCAGCCGCTGCCGTTCACGCTCACCACGTTGATCTGGATCGAGGTGCTGGTGATCGGGTACATCGAGTTCCAGCGCAACGCGGAGCTGGACCCGGAGAGGAGGCTCTACCCCGGTGGCTCCTACTTCGACCCGCTGGGACTCGCGGCGGACCCGGTGAAGAAGGAGACTCTGCAGCTGGCGGAGATCAAGCACGCCCGCCTCGCCATGGTCGCCTTCCTCGGCTTCGCCGTGCAGGCCGCCGCCACCGGCAAGGGGCCACTCAACAACTGGGCCACCCACCTCAGCGACCCGCTGCACACCACCATCTTCGACACCTTCGGCTCCTCTTAA